One Gossypium raimondii isolate GPD5lz chromosome 3, ASM2569854v1, whole genome shotgun sequence genomic window carries:
- the LOC128039888 gene encoding uncharacterized protein LOC128039888 has translation MGESGGDVREQREEISLLSEELMQLSVKGLKVVPDEKPTLICTIWTGKLYNPESFKAQMRSVWKTKKKFEIQLAGHNLYLIMFESEEDLELIMEGRPWLFRKSLILFDRLTHSVKRSKICLNSSPVWLKIGPCLPEFDKKDLLHAIGVTFGGVIRSEISGEWCRLKINLNVQKPLRRGIFVSSDNRNQWWISFKYEKLPLFCFGCGRLGHGLRNVVS, from the coding sequence ATGGGGGAAAGCGGTGGCGACGTTAGAGAGCAGAGGGAGGAGATTTCCCTTCTATCTGAAGAGCTCATGCAATTATCTGTTAAAGGTTTGAAGGTGGTTCCAGATGAAAAACCAACCCTAATATGCACAATTTGGACAGGTAAACTTTACAACCCTGAAAGTTTTAAAGCGCAGATGAGGAGTGTgtggaaaacaaagaaaaagtttgaaattcaATTGGCAggacataatttatatttgattatgtttGAATCAGAAGAAGATCTGGAGTTGATCATGGAGGGTAGACCATGGCTTTTTCGAAAAAGTTTAATCTTATTTGACAGGTTAACTCATTCGGTGAAAAGATCAAAGATATGTCTTAATTCATCTCCGGTCTGGTTAAAGATAGGCCCATGTTTACcagaatttgataaaaaggatttATTACATGCTATAGGTGTTACATTTGGAGGAGTCATTAGATCTGAAATTAGTGGAGAGTGGTGTCGTCTCAAAATAAATCTGAATGTACAGAAACCGCTTCGAAGAGGAATCTTTGTTTCATCAGATAATAGGAATCAATGGTGGATTTCGTTTAAGTATGAGAAATTACCTTTATTCTGTTTTGGTTGTGGACGGTTGGGCCATGGACTTCGTAATGTAGTGTCTTGA
- the LOC105796739 gene encoding LOW QUALITY PROTEIN: COP1-interacting protein 7-like (The sequence of the model RefSeq protein was modified relative to this genomic sequence to represent the inferred CDS: inserted 1 base in 1 codon) — MKSSTQLDSAVFQLTPTRTRFELVISANGKSEKMASGLLNPFLAHLKIAQDQISKGGYSIILQPEPGIDATWFTKGTMERFVRFVSTPEILERVYTVELEILQIEEAIAIQSNNNIGLSAAAEEHHLKSSESIEGKRATLDSNEEKAIILYAPGARPPLANGSAVQEENPKVQLLKVLETRKTALQKEQGMAFARAAAAGFSIDDMAPLMSFSERFGASRLRDACVEFTELWKRKHETGQWLEIEAMSSRADFSAMKELKQAWPVISENNGKSGLQSSTDEKPPIDQQTPGRQEYSQAQFPCPLFPPWPIHSPPGGMPTFQGYAMQGMSYYPHYPGSSPFFQQPYPSMEDLSHNVGQRIQRRHSMDSQNGSEAWKLERAKPQDDVESENETSVSPKSRKKRSSSGKRQSGMVVIRNINYIASKKQNLSDSDSHSGPEMDEEDGNSVQKNSLRSSKGKRSQAKPVDTEETVSGKEIDGGHWQAFQNYLLKGAEEEERRANQRIFSAEKEVQEKRILNRVSEDPVVLGGQEMSQYEERNMTDMHRTSASSGRMLKASSNDQSLTSIKGGHSADDRNSVDGSHYTEIEGRRVYRSSTNDEFIVNRQQNTNSPSGRLAVNWFERSSNNINDDSYIVPFRSTSVPRVGTDDRNAIGMDSEFSLSLQKSGTASNRVGSQINYKTDDLTLIPERGMEIGSIGYDPALDYKIQVDAEYATSLDKKKKEGMKGSKTSEIWKSKLVADPSDKKKTVGPIRKGKPSKMSPLDEAKARAERLRTYKADLQKMKKEKEEAEIKRLEALKMERQKRIAARNSSNAAQPSTAMQNKKQLLLKISPSSHKGLKFTDAEPGLSSPLQRSIRITPVVSPASLKTPKPSKLNNGTNSGGNRLSKSVPSLPVQKKDIGSVTPDAKVSMARIRRLSEPKVSSSARVSSVKSRNSEPSPRRKAFRGPESRKISAIVNHDKSKIVSLPELKIKTTKAPNITHSNSGGKGMTQKVNRSVSSTTDVTELCKNLDKVSFNIDGDDSMIIEKTIVMLEQEKPSVPPVNSSEGTAAIQKGNDVGRKTKEVSDYPSTRAPVSSLNAGSLDHEHLTQQRSQAYEVQKVNVSNTEKEPSKFTSSSVTKKPYQAPLARVSSSEDPCSEVSDHAIAPPTRLQAASKESESVRARVADSKNLKLEKIPEVPDKHQVKESPKGIRRLLKFGRKNHSSATSEHRIESDSVGVNDSPADEFVTTXASTSEVHTLKNLISQNENPTASHTLKKSARSFSLLSPFKSKTSEKKLTA; from the exons ATGAAGTCTTCAACTCAGCTTGACTCAGCTGTGTTCCAACTCACACCAACTCGAACCAG GTTTGAATTGGTGATATCTGCAAATGGGAAGTCAGAGAAAATGGCTTCAGGTTTGCTTAATCCATTCCTTGCCCATTTGAAGATTGCACAAGATCAGATTTCCAAAGGGGGTTATTCGATTATCCTTCAACCGGAACCCGGTATTGATGCCACTTGGTTCACAAAAGGAACCATGGAAAG GTTTGTTCGATTTGTGAGTACTCCGGAGATCTTGGAACGAGTGTACACCGTTGAATTAGAAATTTTGCAGATTGAAGAGGCGATTGCAATTCAAAGCAACAACAATATAGGATTGAGTGCTGCT GCTGAAGAACATCACTTAAAATCTTCAGAAAGCATAGAAG GCAAAAGGGCTACATTGGATTCCAATGAGGAGAAAGCCATCATTCTTTACGCA CCTGGAGCACGGCCACCCTTAGCGAACGGGTCTGCTGTACAGGAAGAAAATCCGAA AGTTCAACTTTTGAAAGTCCTCGAGACGAGGAAGACAGCACTGCAGAAAGAGCAAGGTATGGCTTTTGCACGTGCTGCAGCTGCTGGTTTTAGCATTGATGACATGGCACCTTTGATGTCATTTTCTGAACGTTTCGGAGCCTCTCGTTTGAG GGATGCTTGTGTAGAGTTTACTGAATTATGGAAAAGAAAGCATGAAACAGGCCAGTGGCTTGAAATCGAAGCAATGTCTAGTCGAGCTGATTTCTCCGCTATGAAAGAGCTCAAGCAAGCATGGCCCGTGATTTCAGAAAACAATGGAAAATCCGGTCTTCAGTCAAGTACAG ATGAGAAGCCTCCCATTGATCAACAGACCCCGGGCCGGCAAGAGTATTCCCAAGCCCAATTTCCGTGTCCTCTGTTTCCTCCCTGGCCTATCCATTCTCCACCAGGTGGTATGCCAACCTTTCAAGGATATGCTATGCAAGGCATGTCCTATTATCCACACTATCCCGGAAGTAGTCCATTCTTTCAACAACCTTATCCATCAATGGAGGATCTGAGCCACAATGTTGGTCAAAGAATACAGAGACGGCATTCTATGGATAGCCAGAATGGATCAGAAGCTTGGAAGCTGGAGAGAGCAAAACCTCAAGATGATGTGGAGTCGGAGAATGAAACTTCAGTGAGtccaaaatcaagaaaaaagcGTAGCAGTTCGGGTAAAAGACAATCTGGAATGGTCGTCATTCGGAACATCAATTATATCGCTTCGAAGAAGCAAAACTTGTCAGATAGTGACTCACATTCTGGCCCTGAAATGGACGAGGAAGATGGAAATTCAGTGCAGAAGAACTCTCTAAGATCCTCAAAGGGGAAAAGAAGTCAAGCGAAGCCTGTTGATACAGAAGAAACGGTTTCCGGGAAGGAGATAGATGGTGGACACTGGCAagcatttcaaaattatttgctTAAAGGTGCTGAAGAGGAAGAACGTAGAGCGAACCAACGCATTTTTTCGGCAGAAAAGGAGGTTCAAGAAAAGAGAATACTGAATAGAGTGAGTGAAGACCCTGTAGTTTTAGGTGGACAAGAAATGAGTCAATACGAAGAAAGGAACATGACCGACATGCATAGAACTAGTGCAAGTAGCGGTCGCATGCTTAAAGCATCATCAAATGATCAGTCTTTGACTTCGATAAAAGGTGGTCACTCAGCTGATGATAGGAATTCCGTTGATGGTTCACATTATACGGAAATAGAGGGTAGGAGGGTGTATAGGAGTTCCACGAATGACGAGTTTATAGTAAATCGACAACAAAATACGAATTCTCCGTCAGGTCGATTGGCTGTTAACTGGTTTGAACGGTCATCAAACAATATTAATGATGATTCCTACATAGTTCCTTTCAGGTCAACTTCAGTCCCTCGAGTCGGAACTGATGATCGCAATGCCATTGGTATGGATTCCGAGTTCTCGTTGTCACTTCAGAAATCAGGAACTGCATCTAACAGGGTCGGAAGCCAAATCAACTACAAAACAGATGATTTGACTTTGATCCCTGAGCGGGGAATGGAAATTGGGTCGATTGGTTATGATCCTGCCTTAGATTATAAAATCCAGGTTGATGCTGAATATGCTACTTCCCtagataagaaaaagaaagagggcATGAAAGGGTCTAAGACTTCAGAAATCTGGAAATCGAAACTTGTTGCAGATCCTTCCGATAAAAAGAAGACTGTAGGACCCATAAGGAAGGGAAAGCCTTCGAAAATGAGTCCTTTAGATGAAGCAAAAGCCCGGGCTGAGAGGCTAAGAACATATAAAGCTGATCTTCAGAAAATGAAGAAGGAAAAA GAAGAGGCGGAGATTAAACGACTCGAAGCATTGAAGATGGAAAGACAAAAGAGAATTGCAGCTAGAAATAGTTCCAATGCAGCTCAGCCATCTACGGCCATGCAAAACAAGAAGCAGTTGCTGTTGAAAATTTCCCCCAGCTCTCATAAGGGATTGAAGTTCACTGATGCTGAGCCTGGATTGTCGTCGCCACTACAAAGATCCATCCGGATTACTCCTGTGGTATCGCCTGCTTCTCTTAAAACCCCCAAACCGAGCAAATTGAACAACGGAACCAACTCCGGTGGAAATAGATTAAGCAAGTCGGTTCCATCATTGCCTGTACAAAAGAAAGACATCGGCAGTGTAACACCTGATGCAAAGGTATCCATGGCAAGGATTAGGAGATTATCAGAGCCGAAAGTAAGTAGCAGTGCACGTGTTTCTTCGGTGAAGTCACGGAACTCGGAACCATCACCCAGAAGAAAAGCATTTCGAGGGCCTGAAAGCAGAAAAATATCAGCAATTGTGAACCATGATAAGAGTAAGATCGTATCCCTCCCAGAgctcaaaattaaaacaactaaaGCCCCCAATATTACCCACAGCAATTCCGGAGGAAAGGGAATGACTCAGAAGGTGAATAGAAGTGTATCTTCTACCACCGATGTTACTGAACTGTGTAAGAACCTGGACAAAGTTTCGTTCAACATTGATGGGGATGACAGTATGATAATTGAAAAAACCATTGTGATGCTTGAACAAGAGAAGCCCTCTGTTCCCCCAGTGAACTCATCAGAAGGTACTGCAGCAATACAGAAGGGAAATGACGTAGGGAGGAAAACCAAGGAGGTGTCAGATTATCCCTCCACTCGTGCACCAGTTTCTTCACTGAATGCCGGGTCACTTGATCATGAACACCTGACACAACAAAGATCACAAGCTTATGAG GTGCAAAAGGTTAATGTGAGTAACACCGAAAAGGAACCATCGAAGTTTACAAGTTCTAGTGTTACCAAAAAACCTTATCAAGCCCCTTTAGCTCGGGTCTCTTCTTCAGAAGATCCATGCAGTGAAGTTTCAGATCATGCAATAGCACCTCCAACTAGATTGCAAGCTGCATCGAAAGAGTCCGAGAGTGTTAGAGCTCGTGTAGCTGATTCAAAGAACTTGAAACTAGAAAAGATTCCTGAAGTGCCAGATAAGCATCAAGTAAAGGAGTCACCCAAAGGGATTCGGCGGCTGTTAAAGTTCGGAAGAAAGAATCATAGCTCAGCTACAAGTGAACATCGCATTGAATCAGATAGTGTTGGTGTTAATGATTCTCCAGCTGATGAGTTTGTCACAA GCGCATCTACTAGTGAAG TTCATACGTTGAAGAACCTAATCTCTCAGAATGAAAACCCGACAGCTAGCCACACACTGAAAAAGT CTGCTCGCTCATTTTCCCTATTGTCACCATTCAAAAGCAAGACCAGTGAGAAGAAGTTGACAGCTTGA
- the LOC105796740 gene encoding 60S ribosomal protein L14-1 encodes MPFKRYVEIGRVALVNYGKDYGKLVVIVDVVDQNRALVDAPDMVRGQMNFKRLTLTDITIDIPRVPKKKTLIEAMEKADVKNKWENSSWGRKLIVQKRRAALTDFDRFKLMLAKIKKAGVVRQELAKLKKENAS; translated from the exons ATg ccGTTCAAGAGGTATGTTGAGATCGGGAGGGTGGCTCTCGTTAACTACGGCAAAGACTACGGCAAGTTGGTTGTCATCGTTGATGTTGTTGACCAGAACAGA GCTCTTGTTGACGCCCCAGATATGGTCAGAGGCCAAATGAACTTCAAGAGGCTTACTTTGACAGATATCACAATTGACATTCCCCGAGTTCCAAAGAAGAAAACATTGATTGAAGCCATGGAGAAGGCTG ATGTTAAGAACAAATGGGAGAATAGCTCCTGGGGTAGAAAGCTGATTGTCCAGAAGAGAAGGGCAGCGCTCACCGACTTCGATAGGTTCAAGCTTATGTTAGCTAAGATCAAG AAGGCTGGAGTCGTCAGGCAAGAGCTTGCAAAGCTTAAAAAGGAGAATGCATCTTGA
- the LOC105796742 gene encoding glycolipid transfer protein 1, producing MEGSVFTPSLEGMKHIKSPEGEMLTKPFLDVCKLILPVLDKFGSAMSLVKSDVGGNISRLEKKYETDPAKYNHLYSMVKEEVDCKTATDSSSCTNGLLWLTRAMDFLVELFRNLLAHPDWTMTESCTDSYGKTLKRFHGWIASSAFTVALKLAPDRKKFMEVIAGTGDVNADMEKFCSTFPPFLEENHKYLAKFGLDDMKA from the exons ATGGAAGGATCAGTTTTTACTCCATCATTGGAAGGAATGAAGCATATCAAATCTCCAGAAGGGGAAATGCTTACCAAGCCTTTTTTGGATGTCTGCAAGTTGATTTTGCCAGTCCTag ATAAGTTCGGATCTGCTATGAGCCTTGTGAAGAGTGATGTTGGTGGTAACATATCG AGGTTGGAAAAGAAATACGAAACTGATCCCGCTAAATACAATCACTTGTACAGTATGGTGAAAGAAGAGGTTGATTGTAAAACAGCAACAGATTCATCTAGTTGTACCAATGGTCTTCTCTGGTTGACACG AGCAATGGATTTCCTCGTAGAATTGTTCCGCAACTTACTTGCACATCCAGATTGGACTATGACCGAATCTTGTACAGACTCCTATGGCAAAACCCTGAAAAGGTTCCATGGCTGGATTGCTAGTTCCGCTTTCACG GTTGCATTGAAGTTGGCTCCAGATAGGAAGAAGTTCATGGAAGTGATAGCTGGCACCGGAGATGTTAATGCTGACATGGAGAAATTTTGTTCGACTTTCCCCCCATTTCTTGAGGAGAATCACAAATATCTG GCCAAGTTTGGCTTGGATGATATGAAGGCATGA
- the LOC105796741 gene encoding kinesin-like protein KIN-10A, which yields MAPTPSSSSKLNQTQMRTPQSKHRLNFTSTRNNPAIEQHPPGEHPVEVIGRIRNYPGEQKDKNPISYLHINPDNKTLRVRADIGYRDFTLDGISSSEEEDLDTFYKKFVQSRINGVKMGAKCTIMMYGPTGAGKSHTMFGCLKQPGIVYRSLKDILGDVGEDDSGGTFVQVTVLEIYNEEIYDLLSSNGGGGFGIGWPKGNGSKVKLEVMGKKAKNATFLSGSEAGKISKEIQKVEKRRIVKSTLCNDRSSRSHCMIILDVPTVGGRLMLVDMAGSENIDQAGQVGFEAKMQTAKINQGNIALKRVVESIANGDSHVPFRDSKLTMLLQDSFEDDQSKILMILCASPDPKEMHKTICTLEYGAKAKCIVRGPHTPLKDKNDDSASAVNLGSRLAAMDQFINKLQMENKQRERERNEAHKALVKKEEEVAALRSLLEVKGSGSGVTEDEINSKVNERTQMLKLELEKKLDECRRMAEEFVEMERRRMEERILQQQEEVEMLRKRLQEIEFELCSSRDGNVEENESTNELDGSSFAKRLVGIYGDEAPGMVMSMELDMTDPEPFVHDVKQMDKAVNQADPWSAKHDGFAPQFGAKLGLTTVYEEEETEEENEVEKVIIEEKRVCSNEKDFKSTPEQSDSETDSLRLLRIQNIFTLCGNQRELSQQIRTPTPAKAAITETIDPHWSSVMVASDNDSVVKSLNKENSGALMAASLKENQNPSTDCTDGQIDVYVKWEASKENPGKFITTLKVIKDATLADLRKLIDIYLGADNQAFTFLVLGDPTGAPVPKENEAIVKASKLPICNNGHLACLRPAKGLQITNHLPLSPLQLTPLPLTPLENKLPLTTSTRLSNQGDDLSPKLSPHLSSTPFITARRW from the exons ATGGCTCCAACGCCATCTTCTTCTTCGAAACTAAACCAAACCCAGATGAGAACACCTCAATCCAAACACCGTCTCAACTTCACTTCAACAAGAAACAACCCAGCAATTGAACAACACCCACCGGGGGAACACCCGGTGGAAGTAATCGGCAGGATAAGGAACTATCCCGGCGAGCAAAAAGACAAAAACCCCATCTCCTATCTCCATATAAATCCCGATAACAAGACTCTCCGTGTGAGGGCTGATATTGGGTATCGGGATTTTACCCTAGATGGGATTTCTTCTTCAGAAGAAGAGGATCTTGATACTTTTTATAAAAAGTTTGTTCAGTCGAGAATCAATGGGGTTAAAATGGGAGCTAAGTGTACGATTATGATGTACGGACCTACCGGTGCCGGGAAGAGTCACACGATGTTTGGGTGTTTGAAGCAGCCTGGGATAGTTTATAGGTCTTTGAAAGATATATTGGGAGATGTTGGGGAAGATGACAGTGGAGGAACTTTTGTTCAAGTTACTGTTTTGGAGATTTATAATGAGGAAATTTATGATCTTTTGTCTAGTAATGGTGGAGGTGGTTTTGGAATTGGATGGCCTAAAGGCAATGGATCTAAG GTGAAACTGGAAGTAATGGGAAAGAAAGCAAAGAATGCTACTTTCCTCTCAGGAAGTGAAGCTGGAAAGATTTCAAAAGAGATTCAGAAAGTAGAGAAGAGAAGAATTGTTAAAAGTACACTCTGTAATGATAGAAGTTCTAGAAGTCACTGCATG ATAATTCTTGATGTTCCAACTGTTGGAGGAAGGCTTATGCTTGTGGACATGGCAGGTTCTGAAAATATTGATCAAGCTGGTCAAGTTGGATTTGAGGCAAAAATGCAGACTGCAAAGATAAACCAGGGAAACATTGCACTTAAAAGAGTTGTTGAATCCATTGCAAATGGAGATTCTCATGTGCCTTTCAGAGATAGTAAGTTGACAATGTTGCTCCAG GATTCATTTGAGGATGATCAGTCAAAGATTTTAATGATACTTTGTGCTAGTCCAGATCCTAAAGAGATGCATAAGACAATTTGCACCCTTGAATATGGAGCAAAAGCAAAGTGTATTGTAAGGGGGCCTCATACACCATTGAAGGACAAAAATGATGATTCTGCATCAGCTGTTAATTTAGGATCCAGGCTTGCAGCAATGGACCAGTTCATAAATAAACTACAGATGGAGAACAAacagagagaaagagagagaaatgaGGCACATAAAGCGCTTGTGAAGAAAGAGGAAGAAGTTGCAGCGCTTCGATCCCTTCTGGAAGTGAAGGGTTCGGGTTCTGGTGTGACTGAAGATGAAATCAACTCGAAGGTAAATGAACGAACACAGATGTTAAAACTTGAGTTGGAGAAGAAACTGGATGAATGTAGGCGAATGGCTGAGGAGTTTGTTGAAATGGAAAGGAGAAGAATGGAGGAAAGAATCCTGCAACAGCAAGAAGAAGTCGAGATGCTAAGAAAGCGGTTGCAAGAGATAGAATTTGAGTTATGCAGTTCAAGGGATGGTAATGTTGAGGAGAATGAATCAACCAATGAGTTGGATGGAAGCAGTTTTGCTAAAAGGCTAGTTGGGATTTATGGTGATGAGGCTCCGGGGATGGTTATGTCGATGGAGCTGGACATGACTGATCCTGAACCATTTGTTCATGATGTGAAACAAATGGACAAAGCTGTGAATCAAGCCGATCCTTGGTCTGCAAAACATGATGGCTTTGCCCCACAGTTTGGTGCAAAACTAGGCCTAACCACTGTATATGAAGAAGAAGAGACAGAAGAGGAGAATGAAGTGGAGAAGGTGATAATAGAGGAAAAAAGGGTATGCTCGAACGAGAAAGATTTCAAATCGACACCTGAACAGTCGGATTCTGAAACAGACTCTTTGAGACTTCTAAGAATCCAAAACATCTTTACACTTTGTGGGAACCAAAGAGAGCTTTCTCAACAAATCAGAACTCCAACACCTGCAAAAGCAGCCATAACTGAAACCATTGATCCTCATTGGTCCTCGGTTATGGTAGCTTCAGATAATGATTCTGTTGTGAAAAGTTTGAACAAGGAAAACTCAGGTGCTTTAATGGCAGCATCCTTAAAGGAGAACCAAAACCCCTCTACTGACTGCACTGATGGTCAGATTGATGTTTATGTGAAATGGGAAGCATCTAAGGAAAATCCTGGAAAGTTTATCACAACATTGAAGGTTATAAAGGATGCAACACTCGCGGATCTCCGGAAGTTGATCGATATCTATCTCGGTGCAGATAATCAAGCATTCACTTTTCTAGTGCTTGGG GATCCGACCGGGGCGCCCGTGCCAAAAGAGAATGAAGCCATTGTTAAGGCAAGTAAACTGCCAATATGCAACAATGGGCATCTGGCTTGCTTAAGGCCAGCAAAGGGTCTGCAGATAACTAATCATCTCCCCTTGAGTCCACTACAATTGACTCCACTACCATTGACTCCTCTGGAAAACAAGCTTCCACTCACCACAAGCACTCGCTTGTCAAACCAAGGTGATGATTTATCACCTAAGCTATCACCTCATCTCAGTTCCACTCCCTTTATTACTGCTCGAAGATGGTAG